One genomic region from Arthrobacter pigmenti encodes:
- a CDS encoding AI-2E family transporter, translating to MEYRSDTKASPNSPWKDGLGRASIRSAQILLLITVLVVSIFGLIQIRLVVIPLLLALILAAAISPLVNMLRRRGWPSALATAFSFLLLLVVLGGVITGIVFAVRSQLDELTQRANEGFQQVYDFIQTGPIPIDAEQIESARQSLIDFVTSSTFGNTALTGLTAAGEFLTGLALMLVILFFFLKDGDRIWAFMLRAFRGERLARAQRVGHKSLEVLGGYVRGTAIIALVDSLFIGIALFVLGVPLALPLAVIVFIGSFVPLVGATVAGTLAALVALVANGPFVALMVIIVVVVVNQLEGNFLQPVVMGRSLNIHALVILLALTAGTILAGIVGAILSVPLAAVTWAAIKAWNAEETSQDPDQVEGEEPDPGHVAEQDSVGGPSHSQGS from the coding sequence GTGGAGTACCGAAGCGACACCAAGGCCTCGCCGAACAGCCCCTGGAAAGACGGCTTGGGAAGGGCGAGCATCCGCAGCGCCCAGATACTTCTGCTCATCACCGTGCTGGTGGTGTCCATCTTCGGCCTGATCCAGATCCGGTTGGTGGTCATCCCGCTGCTGCTGGCCCTGATCCTCGCCGCGGCGATCAGTCCGCTGGTCAACATGCTTCGCCGCAGGGGTTGGCCGAGTGCCCTGGCCACCGCGTTCTCGTTCCTGCTGCTGCTGGTTGTGCTGGGCGGCGTCATCACCGGCATCGTGTTCGCGGTGCGCAGCCAGTTGGACGAGCTGACGCAGCGAGCCAACGAGGGTTTCCAGCAGGTCTACGACTTCATCCAGACCGGCCCCATTCCCATCGATGCCGAGCAGATTGAGAGTGCCCGTCAATCGCTCATCGACTTCGTTACCAGCTCCACCTTTGGCAACACAGCGCTCACCGGGCTGACGGCGGCCGGTGAGTTCCTCACCGGTCTTGCGCTGATGCTGGTCATCCTCTTCTTCTTCCTCAAGGATGGCGACAGGATCTGGGCGTTCATGCTGCGTGCTTTCCGTGGGGAGCGGTTGGCCCGGGCGCAGCGCGTCGGACACAAGAGCCTCGAGGTTCTCGGCGGTTACGTGCGCGGGACGGCGATCATTGCGTTGGTGGATTCACTGTTCATTGGCATCGCGCTGTTTGTCCTCGGCGTTCCGCTTGCCCTGCCGCTGGCCGTGATCGTGTTTATCGGTTCCTTCGTGCCGCTGGTCGGCGCCACTGTTGCCGGGACTCTGGCCGCGCTGGTCGCACTCGTGGCCAACGGGCCGTTCGTGGCGCTGATGGTGATTATCGTCGTCGTCGTCGTAAACCAGCTGGAAGGAAATTTCCTGCAGCCGGTGGTGATGGGGCGCTCGCTCAACATCCACGCGCTGGTGATCCTGCTGGCCCTCACCGCGGGCACCATCCTGGCCGGAATTGTCGGTGCCATTCTCTCGGTTCCGCTGGCCGCCGTGACCTGGGCAGCGATCAAGGCGTGGAACGCGGAGGAAACGTCACAAGATCCGGATCAGGTTGAGGGCGAGGAACCGGACCCGGGCCACGTTGCGGAGCAGGACAGCGTTGGCGGACCATCGCACTCGCAGGGATCATAA
- a CDS encoding sodium:solute symporter yields the protein MEFLNVAIVALYLASMLAFGWWGKSRTKNTSDYLVAGRRLGPFLYTGTMAAVVLGGASTVGGVGLGYQFGISGMWLVVAIGTGVLVLSLFFAPTIQRLKIYTVSQMLTLRYGHEATKVAGIVMLAYTVVLCATSTGAYATIFVVLFGLERWVAIALGGVIVLIYSTVGGMWSITLADMAQFIIKTIGVFALMLPFSLSAAGGFDGIRERAGEEFFSITGIGAQSIITYFVVYTLGLLIGQDIWQRVFTSKTPGVARWGGTTAGIYCILYGVAGAMIGMAASVLLPVLENTDDVYAQVAIEILPIGIGGLVLAAAVAAMMSTASGALIAAATVASADVVPFVRSWRRHGLRGGAAVAGQGSKEENPGHDVAGNRLWVLGLGLLAVAVAIVLNDVVVALTIAYDILVGGLLVAILGGLVWKRGTGPGAAVSMVAGSVVTLGTLAVYAGFSIGDGLYANEPIYFGLIASALSYVIVSLSTKPTDSAVMTAWNRRVAGDVEEEVPVEGPTTPVR from the coding sequence ATGGAATTTCTCAATGTCGCCATCGTGGCGCTGTATCTGGCTTCGATGCTCGCGTTCGGCTGGTGGGGCAAGTCGCGTACCAAGAACACCAGCGACTACCTGGTGGCTGGCCGACGCCTCGGTCCGTTCCTCTACACCGGCACCATGGCCGCCGTCGTCCTGGGAGGCGCTTCCACCGTGGGAGGCGTGGGGCTCGGATACCAGTTCGGCATTTCCGGGATGTGGCTCGTGGTCGCAATCGGCACCGGCGTGCTCGTGCTCAGTCTCTTCTTCGCACCGACCATCCAGCGCCTGAAGATCTACACGGTCTCCCAGATGCTCACCCTCCGCTACGGCCACGAGGCAACCAAGGTGGCCGGCATCGTCATGCTCGCCTACACGGTGGTGCTGTGCGCAACGTCCACCGGCGCCTACGCGACCATCTTCGTGGTGCTGTTCGGACTGGAGCGCTGGGTAGCCATCGCGCTCGGCGGCGTCATCGTTCTGATCTACTCGACCGTGGGCGGCATGTGGTCCATCACCCTGGCCGACATGGCCCAGTTCATCATCAAGACCATCGGGGTCTTCGCCCTCATGCTTCCCTTCTCGCTGTCCGCGGCCGGCGGTTTCGACGGAATCCGGGAACGCGCGGGCGAGGAATTCTTCAGCATCACCGGCATCGGTGCGCAGTCGATCATCACCTACTTCGTTGTCTACACGCTCGGGCTGCTCATCGGTCAGGACATTTGGCAGCGCGTGTTCACCTCGAAGACTCCCGGCGTGGCTCGTTGGGGCGGCACCACGGCGGGCATCTACTGCATCCTTTACGGCGTGGCCGGCGCGATGATCGGCATGGCCGCCAGCGTCCTCCTGCCCGTCCTTGAGAACACCGACGACGTGTACGCGCAGGTTGCCATCGAGATTCTCCCCATCGGCATCGGCGGCCTGGTCCTCGCAGCAGCCGTCGCGGCCATGATGTCCACCGCGTCCGGTGCGCTCATCGCGGCGGCGACGGTGGCCAGCGCCGACGTCGTTCCCTTTGTACGGAGCTGGCGTCGCCACGGCCTGCGAGGCGGCGCGGCGGTGGCAGGCCAGGGGAGCAAGGAGGAGAACCCCGGGCACGACGTCGCGGGCAACCGTCTCTGGGTGCTCGGTCTTGGCCTGCTCGCGGTGGCGGTCGCGATCGTGCTGAATGACGTCGTCGTAGCCCTCACCATCGCCTACGACATCCTGGTGGGCGGCCTCCTGGTCGCCATCCTCGGCGGCCTCGTGTGGAAGCGGGGAACCGGACCGGGCGCCGCCGTGTCGATGGTTGCGGGTTCGGTGGTAACCCTCGGGACGCTGGCGGTCTACGCGGGCTTCAGCATTGGCGACGGGCTGTACGCCAACGAGCCGATCTACTTCGGGCTGATCGCGTCCGCGCTCTCCTACGTGATCGTCTCGCTGTCCACGAAACCTACGGATTCAGCGGTGATGACGGCGTGGAACCGGCGTGTTGCCGGCGACGTCGAGGAGGAAGTGCCCGTCGAGGGCCCGACGACGCCGGTCCGGTAG
- a CDS encoding cupin domain-containing protein, whose protein sequence is MKALPVEPSNAPVAIGSRIRSARQAQRMTIEQVADSTGLTKGFLSRVERDLTSPSVASLVTLCQVLSISIGDLFTVPETHLTRLGEAPKISLGGEGINERLMTARSERRLQMIRAVVEPYGRGEAELYSVDCEVETLHIVAGRFELIFSNARYEMEAGDTVTFPGREPHTWVNPSDEEAVILWTLVPAASGG, encoded by the coding sequence ATGAAGGCTCTGCCAGTCGAACCAAGCAACGCACCCGTTGCGATAGGTTCGCGGATTCGTTCTGCCCGTCAGGCGCAGCGCATGACGATCGAGCAGGTGGCGGACTCCACCGGGCTGACCAAGGGATTCCTCAGCAGGGTGGAGCGGGACCTGACCTCGCCGTCAGTCGCTTCGCTCGTGACCCTGTGCCAGGTCCTCTCCATCTCAATCGGCGACCTGTTCACCGTCCCTGAAACGCACCTCACCCGGCTTGGCGAGGCGCCGAAGATCAGCCTCGGCGGGGAAGGGATCAATGAACGGCTCATGACCGCGCGGTCTGAACGCCGGCTCCAGATGATCCGCGCCGTCGTCGAGCCTTACGGGCGAGGCGAAGCTGAGTTGTACTCCGTGGACTGCGAAGTGGAGACGCTGCATATCGTTGCGGGCCGCTTTGAACTGATCTTCTCGAACGCGCGGTACGAGATGGAGGCGGGGGATACCGTCACTTTCCCCGGCCGGGAGCCGCACACCTGGGTCAACCCATCGGATGAGGAAGCCGTGATCCTGTGGACGCTGGTCCCGGCGGCATCCGGGGGTTGA
- a CDS encoding ABC transporter substrate-binding protein: protein MKTSRTAASLAAATVIALTATACGGGGGPADSGEEVDYGAEISGALSAGGFTLGDEVATSRADFATAALEEDGVEVTINESDFDPQRFAAQAASGTLPDLTLMDRQFVATYAAKGLVEPVDECFTAQGVNAEEHYYPAVLGDVTYDGQIYGIPQFWQPWAIIMNTRVMEEAGVTPEDLDTSNPEAVLEAAEAMYESDGENPTRLGFDPQLPAQAHIWFLAFGGAIMDGEGKPTLDNPANIEALTWLKEIYDAQGGYEAAYSFGQTWDFFGADNQFVTDQVGAGLYAQWYPNVLADFANELEISGVPLRNQDGEPMAAASGQSYVIPTGAKNKAAACKWAVANTSDEAWRAAAEARMQSIEEAPGKVFTGIFTGSQTADQMIQEEFLEPSGLEGFDELIDSYYQGLENGVSLGSSPAGLEIQTELQNAIAPAMSGDKTIEQALGDAQAAAMLVYEQATAAAQ from the coding sequence ATGAAGACTTCTCGGACTGCGGCGTCACTTGCCGCTGCTACGGTCATTGCCTTGACCGCGACCGCGTGCGGTGGAGGCGGCGGGCCAGCCGACTCCGGTGAAGAAGTGGACTACGGGGCAGAGATCTCAGGCGCCTTATCGGCCGGCGGCTTCACCCTCGGTGACGAGGTTGCCACCTCCCGCGCGGACTTCGCGACAGCTGCCCTCGAAGAAGACGGTGTGGAAGTCACGATCAACGAAAGCGACTTTGACCCGCAGCGCTTCGCTGCCCAGGCTGCCAGCGGCACCCTTCCGGACCTGACGCTGATGGACCGGCAATTTGTTGCAACCTATGCGGCCAAGGGACTCGTCGAACCCGTGGACGAGTGCTTCACCGCGCAGGGTGTGAATGCCGAGGAGCACTACTACCCGGCGGTGCTCGGCGACGTCACGTATGACGGACAAATTTACGGCATCCCCCAGTTCTGGCAGCCATGGGCCATCATCATGAACACCCGCGTCATGGAAGAGGCAGGCGTCACCCCCGAAGACCTCGATACGTCCAACCCGGAAGCCGTCCTCGAAGCTGCGGAAGCCATGTATGAGTCCGACGGCGAGAACCCGACCCGCCTGGGCTTCGATCCGCAGTTGCCGGCCCAGGCGCACATCTGGTTCCTCGCCTTCGGCGGCGCGATCATGGACGGGGAAGGCAAGCCCACGCTGGATAATCCTGCGAACATCGAAGCGCTGACCTGGCTGAAGGAAATCTACGACGCGCAGGGCGGCTATGAGGCTGCCTACAGCTTCGGCCAGACCTGGGATTTCTTCGGCGCGGACAATCAGTTCGTCACTGACCAGGTTGGTGCCGGGTTGTACGCCCAGTGGTACCCCAACGTGCTTGCTGATTTCGCGAACGAGCTCGAAATTTCCGGTGTGCCGTTGCGGAACCAGGACGGCGAGCCGATGGCGGCCGCCAGCGGCCAGTCCTACGTGATTCCCACCGGGGCCAAGAACAAGGCCGCGGCGTGCAAGTGGGCGGTGGCGAACACCTCCGACGAAGCGTGGAGGGCAGCCGCAGAAGCCCGGATGCAATCGATCGAGGAAGCGCCCGGCAAGGTCTTCACGGGCATCTTCACGGGCTCCCAGACCGCGGACCAGATGATTCAGGAGGAGTTCCTGGAGCCTTCGGGTCTCGAAGGCTTTGACGAGTTGATCGACTCCTACTATCAGGGACTGGAGAACGGCGTCTCTCTGGGTTCGTCACCGGCGGGCCTCGAAATCCAGACGGAACTGCAGAATGCGATTGCCCCGGCGATGTCCGGTGACAAGACCATCGAGCAAGCACTCGGTGACGCCCAGGCCGCGGCGATGCTGGTCTACGAACAGGCAACAGCAGCCGCGCAGTAG
- a CDS encoding carbohydrate ABC transporter permease, whose protein sequence is MASVVNSQPQALAESNPDNRSAAAKSRTSPWYKPRGIIGQTVLWALLIGFSILFLYPFVWLLSATFKPREDVFDNRLIPETWVFDNYVQVWEQLPLLSWLGNSFTIALLAAGLVTISSSIVAFGFAYFRFPFRNLLFGLVLGTMMLPGAVTLIPQYLIWKDLGFLGTNVPLWGANLFGSAFYIFLQRQFFLGLPRDIFEAARIDGCSYFGLFRRIALPLSIPSFIIVFVFEFQASWTNLQAPLVYLNFGQPSEYTVPLGISYAMSLFSPTSGGEADYQYVMTAALLVTLPMLILFAIGQRYFIEGLAGQGRKG, encoded by the coding sequence ATGGCATCCGTCGTCAATTCGCAGCCGCAGGCGCTCGCTGAGTCCAATCCGGACAACAGGTCCGCTGCGGCAAAATCCCGAACCTCCCCCTGGTACAAACCGCGCGGCATCATTGGGCAGACAGTGCTCTGGGCCCTCCTCATCGGGTTCTCCATCCTCTTCCTGTACCCCTTCGTCTGGCTGCTCTCAGCCACGTTCAAACCACGGGAAGACGTCTTCGACAACCGCCTGATCCCCGAAACCTGGGTCTTCGACAACTACGTGCAGGTCTGGGAACAACTCCCGCTACTCTCCTGGCTGGGCAACAGTTTCACCATCGCACTGCTGGCCGCCGGCCTGGTGACCATCTCGAGCTCGATCGTGGCCTTCGGCTTCGCGTACTTCCGGTTCCCGTTCCGCAACCTCCTGTTCGGGCTGGTGCTCGGCACCATGATGCTGCCCGGAGCCGTGACGCTCATTCCCCAGTACCTGATCTGGAAGGACCTGGGCTTCCTCGGCACCAACGTTCCGCTGTGGGGCGCAAACCTGTTTGGGTCAGCCTTCTACATCTTCCTTCAGCGCCAGTTCTTCCTCGGGCTACCGCGGGACATCTTCGAGGCCGCCCGCATTGACGGCTGCAGTTACTTCGGACTGTTTCGGCGCATTGCACTGCCGCTGTCCATACCGTCATTCATCATCGTGTTCGTCTTTGAGTTCCAGGCCAGCTGGACCAACCTGCAGGCGCCGCTGGTGTACCTGAATTTCGGACAGCCCTCTGAGTACACGGTCCCGCTCGGCATCTCCTATGCAATGTCCCTGTTCAGTCCCACCTCGGGCGGAGAGGCGGATTACCAGTACGTCATGACGGCGGCGCTGCTGGTCACGCTGCCGATGCTGATCCTGTTCGCGATCGGGCAACGCTACTTCATCGAGGGGCTCGCAGGGCAGGGGCGCAAGGGCTGA
- a CDS encoding carbohydrate ABC transporter permease, with protein sequence MATALEPRGKRRIKRPRWIKEPFNREARAGYLFILPWIIGFLVFTLGAMIYSLVISFTNYDLSTNTAAPVGFSNYERLLEDPKVMTSLGNTLYYAVLSVPLEICFALLLAYLLHRIPDRGAGVFRVIYYLPKMTPSVAAASIFLLLLNGNSGAINTFLGWFGIDGPQWLIDPTWMKPSIILIGLWSVSGTMLILLAALKNVPKDLYEAAALDGAGAVRQFFSVTVPMISNALFFCTIVLTIAALQIFDQAFLLFYRDTTNAAPDAALFVGVYLFQQAFQQFNMGFAAAIAWLLFVIILLVTVVQVRFGNKLVYYEGGRS encoded by the coding sequence ATGGCCACCGCGTTGGAGCCTCGCGGGAAGAGGCGCATCAAGCGTCCCCGCTGGATCAAGGAGCCGTTCAACCGGGAGGCTCGGGCGGGCTATCTGTTCATCCTTCCCTGGATCATCGGGTTCCTTGTCTTCACCCTTGGCGCCATGATCTACAGCCTGGTCATCTCCTTCACCAACTACGATCTGTCAACCAATACGGCAGCTCCCGTGGGCTTCAGCAACTATGAGCGCCTCCTGGAAGACCCTAAAGTGATGACCTCACTGGGCAACACCCTGTACTACGCTGTCCTGTCAGTCCCACTCGAGATCTGCTTCGCGCTCCTGCTCGCCTACCTGCTGCACCGGATCCCCGACCGCGGAGCCGGCGTATTCCGGGTCATCTACTACCTTCCCAAAATGACCCCCTCGGTAGCAGCCGCTTCCATCTTCCTGCTGCTCCTGAACGGCAACTCGGGCGCAATCAACACTTTCCTGGGTTGGTTCGGCATCGACGGGCCGCAATGGCTGATCGACCCAACCTGGATGAAGCCCTCGATCATCCTCATCGGCTTGTGGAGCGTCAGCGGGACCATGCTCATCCTGTTGGCGGCGCTCAAGAACGTCCCGAAAGACCTGTATGAAGCAGCAGCGCTCGACGGCGCGGGAGCCGTGCGGCAGTTCTTCAGCGTGACCGTGCCGATGATCTCGAACGCACTGTTCTTCTGCACCATTGTGCTGACCATCGCGGCGCTCCAGATCTTCGATCAGGCCTTCCTGCTGTTCTACCGCGACACCACCAACGCCGCTCCCGACGCCGCCCTCTTTGTCGGCGTCTACCTGTTCCAGCAGGCGTTCCAGCAATTCAATATGGGCTTCGCCGCGGCGATAGCCTGGCTGCTCTTCGTGATCATCCTCCTGGTCACGGTGGTCCAGGTTCGGTTCGGGAACAAGCTCGTCTACTACGAAGGGGGTAGGAGCTGA
- a CDS encoding VOC family protein — protein sequence MDWTLEVVVVPVSDIRGSVEFYRDKLGFNLDHETEAGGMHFTQLTPPGSGCSIVFGNGPGMDAMKPGTLKGLQLVVADAHAARQELLGKGVKVSDITVFDERDGGTFFGFDDPDGNSWAVQQIRARADKPLIPAEARIGKQA from the coding sequence ATGGATTGGACGCTTGAGGTAGTGGTTGTTCCGGTCAGCGACATCAGAGGCTCGGTCGAGTTCTACCGTGACAAGCTCGGCTTCAACCTGGACCATGAGACCGAAGCCGGCGGCATGCACTTTACGCAACTGACGCCGCCGGGGTCCGGCTGCTCCATCGTCTTCGGCAATGGTCCGGGGATGGACGCGATGAAGCCCGGAACGCTGAAAGGACTGCAGCTTGTGGTTGCCGATGCGCACGCAGCGAGGCAAGAGCTGCTCGGCAAGGGTGTGAAAGTCAGCGACATCACGGTCTTTGACGAGCGCGACGGCGGCACCTTCTTTGGCTTCGACGATCCGGACGGCAATTCCTGGGCAGTGCAGCAGATCAGGGCGCGGGCGGACAAGCCGCTGATCCCGGCTGAGGCGCGGATCGGCAAACAGGCTTAG
- a CDS encoding DUF1801 domain-containing protein, which yields MTYVRDPRVDTYINGLPEWQQAVCREVRDLVHAADPAVEETIKRTVQPYFVLRGNICAFLTTKDHLNVFLYDGAMVPDPEGIITAGHENKTARTVAFYEGDEVNAPALLAMFRQVIANNRAGGWRKLKGAGN from the coding sequence ATGACCTACGTTCGAGATCCGCGAGTCGACACCTACATCAACGGCCTGCCCGAGTGGCAGCAGGCCGTGTGCCGCGAGGTCCGCGATCTGGTCCACGCGGCCGATCCTGCGGTAGAGGAAACAATCAAGCGGACAGTCCAGCCCTACTTCGTCCTCCGGGGCAACATCTGTGCTTTCCTCACCACGAAGGACCACCTCAACGTCTTCCTGTACGACGGCGCGATGGTGCCCGATCCTGAAGGGATCATCACCGCGGGTCACGAGAACAAGACCGCTCGGACCGTCGCCTTCTACGAAGGCGACGAGGTGAATGCGCCGGCGCTCCTGGCGATGTTCAGGCAGGTCATTGCGAACAACCGGGCCGGCGGCTGGCGCAAGCTGAAAGGGGCCGGCAACTAA
- the speB gene encoding agmatinase, giving the protein MEELRVTAGGHLGPIDSSRIPRYAGAATFARLPRIDQVERADIAVVGVPFDSGVSYRPGARFGSNHVREASRLLRPYNPALDISPFERVQVADAGDMAVNPFNINEAIETVQQNALDLTNDGARLVTLGGDHTIALPLLRAASQRAGEPVALLHFDAHLDTWDTYFGAEYTHGTPFRRAVEEGILDTEAISHVGTRGPLYGVKDLEDDRRFGFGIVTSSDVFRQGVDETVAKLRDRIGNRPLYVSIDIDVLDPAHAPGTGTPEAGGITSRELLEILRGLRGMNLVGADVVEVAPAYDHAEITGVAASHVAYDLVSLMADEISTRKEG; this is encoded by the coding sequence ATGGAAGAACTGCGCGTAACCGCCGGTGGGCACCTGGGCCCGATCGATTCGTCCCGCATTCCCCGCTATGCCGGTGCAGCCACTTTTGCGCGGCTCCCGCGTATTGACCAGGTGGAGCGCGCGGATATCGCCGTCGTCGGTGTGCCTTTTGACTCGGGGGTATCCTACCGCCCGGGCGCGCGGTTCGGCTCCAACCACGTACGTGAGGCTTCCCGGCTGCTGCGCCCCTATAACCCCGCGCTGGACATCTCCCCCTTCGAACGGGTGCAGGTCGCGGACGCCGGCGACATGGCGGTCAACCCGTTCAACATCAACGAGGCCATTGAAACTGTCCAGCAGAATGCGCTGGACCTGACGAACGACGGCGCCCGCCTGGTCACGCTCGGCGGTGACCACACGATCGCACTTCCCTTGCTTCGCGCGGCATCCCAGCGTGCGGGCGAGCCGGTTGCATTGCTGCACTTCGACGCACACCTGGATACCTGGGACACGTATTTCGGCGCCGAGTACACGCACGGCACGCCTTTCCGCCGGGCTGTGGAGGAAGGGATTCTCGACACCGAAGCCATTTCGCATGTCGGAACCCGCGGGCCGCTCTACGGCGTGAAGGACCTAGAGGATGACCGCCGCTTCGGCTTCGGCATCGTGACCTCCTCCGACGTCTTCCGGCAGGGTGTCGACGAGACCGTTGCCAAGCTGCGCGACCGGATCGGGAACCGTCCGCTCTACGTGTCCATCGACATCGACGTGCTCGACCCCGCACACGCCCCCGGTACCGGTACCCCGGAAGCGGGTGGAATCACCAGCCGGGAACTGTTGGAGATTCTCCGCGGCCTGCGCGGCATGAACCTGGTGGGCGCCGACGTCGTCGAAGTTGCCCCCGCCTATGACCACGCCGAGATCACCGGCGTCGCCGCATCCCACGTAGCGTATGACCTGGTAAGCCTCATGGCCGACGAAATCTCCACCCGAAAGGAGGGCTGA
- a CDS encoding thiamine pyrophosphate-binding protein — translation MQSTDSDATVPPHPVTGQRNGGDLVVETLSALGATTVFGIPGQHALGLFDALSRSDLEFVSSRVENNSAFAADGFSRATGEVGVLFLSTGPGALTSLAGLQEAYATGVPMVVIASQIPLEGLGARRKGMLHQLDDQKASAANVTKSQRLIQHASGIPSAIQDAWTEAVSSPQGPVWVEVPQNVLLDSIVVPQVEDALAEPFDNPPRVELVREAVKWLSESKRPAIVAGGGARRGRAEKWLLSIAEKLDAPVLCSPGGNGAFPWNHELSLQSWVEDRYVTEVLEDADVLLVIGSSLGEVTSNYFTLEPRGRIIQIDAEPRVLESNRPALGIRADAGQALASLDDALTAVEPRTGEYDPRKLVAETLAKVRARLDAQDLGKERKFMDDIREAAPSDMQTFWDMTIAAYWAWSCWDSRDGQFHSAQGAGGLGYGFPGAIGGAVGLASKGQPARVLAVSGDGSAMYSIAELATARQHNLPVTWLIVDDGGYGILREYMEGAFGKATATELTRPDFVKLAESFGVPAVRVAPEDVRKALEASFAAEGPNVVVVETLLRLFAPTHL, via the coding sequence ATGCAGTCCACCGACAGCGACGCCACAGTACCCCCTCATCCGGTCACGGGTCAGCGCAACGGCGGCGATCTCGTCGTCGAGACGCTCAGCGCGCTGGGTGCAACCACTGTGTTCGGCATCCCGGGCCAGCATGCGCTCGGGCTGTTCGACGCGCTATCCCGCTCGGACCTTGAGTTCGTGTCCAGCCGCGTGGAGAACAACAGCGCGTTCGCGGCTGACGGTTTTTCCCGTGCCACCGGCGAGGTTGGCGTGCTCTTCCTGTCCACCGGGCCGGGTGCGCTGACCTCCCTCGCCGGCCTTCAAGAGGCCTACGCCACGGGTGTGCCGATGGTGGTCATCGCCAGCCAGATCCCGCTTGAGGGCCTCGGCGCCCGCCGCAAGGGAATGCTGCACCAGCTCGATGACCAGAAGGCCTCCGCCGCGAACGTCACGAAGAGCCAGCGGTTGATCCAGCACGCCTCCGGTATCCCATCTGCGATCCAGGACGCCTGGACCGAAGCTGTGTCCTCGCCGCAGGGCCCGGTGTGGGTCGAGGTCCCGCAGAACGTGCTGCTGGATTCAATCGTGGTCCCGCAGGTGGAGGATGCGCTCGCCGAACCCTTCGACAACCCGCCCCGGGTGGAACTGGTCCGGGAAGCAGTCAAGTGGCTTTCGGAGTCCAAGCGGCCGGCGATTGTGGCCGGTGGAGGCGCCCGTCGCGGGCGTGCCGAGAAGTGGCTGCTGTCCATCGCCGAGAAGCTGGACGCTCCGGTGCTGTGCTCGCCCGGCGGTAACGGCGCATTTCCGTGGAACCACGAGCTGTCGCTTCAGTCCTGGGTTGAGGACCGCTATGTGACGGAGGTTCTCGAGGATGCGGACGTCCTCCTTGTGATTGGGTCTTCGCTCGGCGAGGTCACCTCCAACTACTTCACCCTTGAGCCGCGCGGCCGGATCATCCAGATCGACGCCGAACCTCGCGTTCTCGAATCCAACCGGCCCGCGCTCGGTATCCGTGCCGACGCCGGGCAGGCGCTTGCCTCGCTCGATGACGCGTTGACCGCCGTCGAGCCCCGGACCGGGGAGTACGATCCCCGCAAGCTTGTCGCCGAAACGCTCGCCAAGGTCCGGGCGCGGCTCGACGCCCAGGATCTTGGCAAGGAACGCAAGTTCATGGACGACATCCGCGAGGCTGCGCCGTCGGACATGCAGACGTTCTGGGACATGACCATCGCCGCCTACTGGGCGTGGAGCTGCTGGGACTCACGGGACGGACAATTCCACTCGGCGCAGGGCGCCGGCGGTCTGGGCTACGGATTCCCGGGGGCGATCGGCGGCGCCGTCGGCCTGGCGTCCAAGGGTCAGCCGGCCCGTGTGCTGGCCGTGTCCGGCGACGGCTCGGCCATGTACTCGATCGCGGAACTGGCTACTGCACGCCAGCACAACCTCCCGGTCACCTGGCTGATTGTCGACGACGGTGGGTACGGCATTCTCCGCGAGTACATGGAGGGTGCTTTCGGTAAGGCAACCGCCACCGAGCTGACCCGTCCCGACTTCGTGAAGCTCGCCGAATCATTCGGTGTTCCCGCGGTCCGGGTAGCGCCGGAGGATGTGCGGAAGGCACTCGAGGCGAGCTTCGCAGCGGAAGGGCCGAACGTCGTCGTCGTCGAGACCCTGCTGAGGCTGTTCGCGCCAACGCACCTGTAG